agccggggtccccgtgggtatgcaagcccaaatgtggggggcttagcacgccgcgccacagcaccccctatgGATATGGCTTTTACATCAAAAGTTCAACAACCCGGGAGTTATATCCTTCTATTTTCTTGCAGATTTGGCATTTGCGAGTAATTCTCCGCTAGCATCTAGCTAACAAAATTTGATTGGCGAAAGAAGAACTCATGGAATCTAATGCAGGCCAaatgtaggctagttgactaacgTAAGGCTTATAGCTAACAGAATTGTAATAGATCTGAAAGGAATCTATATGATCTAACTACGATTCCCTTTACGATTCCGTCAGCTGTTGGCCTTACGTTACTCAACTAGCTACGTCCGGCCTACAAATCAAAGGCAGAAATCAATACTGTAGTATCAAACTATTTCATTATCAAAGTAGTCAAGCagattaaacataaatggaaggTAGTCGAGCGGGTTGCTGCCATGTTGGTTTCCAGAATCACCACCGCGTCAAAGCGGCTGGCGCTTAGCATTCTGGGTAGTCGGCACAACCGAGGAGAATGCcctagccagggttgccagatgaggctgatgatttccagcccaaaaaatgctcaaaacccgccaaataccatttttttcccgcacacggccatcctaagcaccccaattgggcgggaaacagcccaatctggcagcactggCCCTAGCAGCCAGCAGCCCAGTCTTTCAGCGAGCAAGTGGGAACACTGGCCTGAAATGTATACACAGTCCCCTATTAAAGTGTTGCCCATTATTATTATCTAAGTATTTTGCTTTACTGTTACCTTTACTTGATACCTTGACTGATGCCTTTTTTTTGCCTTACATATCATCTGGTTTAGGCTCAGTGACCTTTAACCTTTGCACCTCTGCCTTTTTCATTACAGTACATCTTCAGTGGAGGGCTTACAATGGCTCTGCAGAGGAAACCTACCAAGATTAAAGTAATTATGTCTAACAATTCAGAGATGTTTAACTTAAATACTTGATGCACTCTGtctggtgtgctgtgtgtctatgccgaatgggacagagagaaatgtaatttggATTTTCTTGTATAACCTGTGCATTGAAGAAACTGAAGAATCCAATTTGACTTGACTAAATATAACTTGCTGGAGAATGGAAATGACTACTGCAAAAGAACAGCAAATTGTTGACATGACATGGTGCAATGTTTCTAAATCTAAAACACAATGCCCAATTTTAAACACAGACATTGACATGATCTGAGGCCGTGCTACTGCCGTGCCTTACATGAGTTTCTATAGTCACATCACAGTTGCCATGTGTTGTACTACAGCGCATCTATTGGCATTGCTCACCATACGTTTCACTGAGTTGTTGAAGTCATCACACACGTGTCAAGATGAGTTGTTAAATTCACCGCTTGTCCTTTGTAACCTGAGCACAGGCGATGGTTCTGATGAGCCTCAGTGTCCTCTGTCTCCTGCTGGGGTTAGTGTCTCTGGTCACCTTCACACTCAAGCCCACCGACCCCAAACCAGGAACCATACAGCaggtcagtgtctgtgtgtgtgtgtgagagtgtgtctttgtgtgtgtgtgtgtgtgtgtgtgtgtgtgtgtgtgtgtgtgtgtgtgtgtgtgtgtgtgtatgcccgtgtacgtgtgcgtgtgtgtgtgtgtactgtacatagacCACTATGTGTAGAATTTTTAATACTTACAATACTCTGAATttaagttttctctctctctctctctctctctctctctctcagcataccGGCATGTACGTCCTGAAGGGCAGCTCTGTCTTCTTCATGGTCCTGTGTGTCGTGACCTCGCTGCACACCCTCTTTCTCACATGGCGAGGCCTGCAGTCCTACAGCCCCCCCTACAGGCAGGACTACACCAGTGTCTTGCAGGTCAGCCACTCAATCCCTTGTGCTTCTGGACACAACTTGATTTCCATATCATACATTTTTTGAGCTTGATACAATTTTTTACTTTCATACAATTTCATACTTTTACTCTCAATGCAATAAATCTCTTAACACAGTGTGCCTTACCAACAAACACCTGAGCACATCagaaggcacatacacacacgcgcacacacacacacacacacacacacacacacacacacacacacacacacacacacacacacacacacacacacacacacacacacacgcgcgcacacacacacacacacctactttaGCATATAAGATTGATAAACAGGTAGGTACATTGTAAATTGATCTGTTCTAACAACTGGTGACTGTTGTTTTCTGATGTCATGTGCTGTGGTTACAGGAATCAGATGACCCTGCAGACCCCCTCCTGGGCAGAGACGACTGCAACCTGTAGTCAAGAACTCTACTCATTTGCTCACCGATGTGTTTGTgtacgatgtgtgtgtgcgtgtgtgtgtgcatgtgtgtgcgcgcgcttgatGTTATATCCAAAAGtggtcctgtgtgtatgtgtgtgtgtgtttagtaaaaGCTACACTGTAGGAGCAACAATATGGAATTCAACTCTATAGCctatgttgaattagcactgcaggCCTACaatgtactgtgtttgtgtgaatgtgtgtagtcTACGTGTGTTTCTTGCTGCACACTTACTGCCTTTTTGCTCATCGGATGTATTAATTTATGCCTCATCATTATATAAAGATGTAAATGTACATATATTTGTTGTGGAGCTGTTGTTAATTTGATTTCTGAATTGAATTAAATCACACCCTATATACTCgtaattctcttttttttcccctgggAAATCTTTGTTGACTATCACCCAAGTGTCCATCTTGCTAACAGGTAGGAAGAGCAATAATCCAGATTGCACAACTCAAGAGTTGGTGAAGATCTGATAAAAAGGACTGCCTAAAAATGCACTAAtactatgtaatataatataattattaatattgttagcaatattattaataatgtatcaataaaataatataatgaaAGCTCATTGgtaaacttcaactcccattgtcattgtgacacagcactccacagcacacaattgaacactgcacacaatgaaatggcatttatgcctcacccgtgcaagggggcagctctcaaTGGTGACCCTAGggtgcagtgcggcgggacggtaccatgctcagggtatctcagtcatggaggaggatgggggagagcactggttgattactcaccccaccaacctggcaggtcgggagtcgaaccgacaacctttgggctagaggtctgacgccctaaccgcttacccatgactgcattaATGCATAATGTGTCGATGTCATGTCTgacgttgtgtgtgtatgtcatgtaCAGAGGTGcaccttgccaccaggcaaggcaggcagtcacttgacccccaagcccctagatagtgaataacagcccacactttaccacagtagtaaggctccatctgatcctagaatcgcctctggttgtattccttttggcattagctacgtttcagcgGAACCACAAAATATTTTACAACGCTTATTTCTTGCAATTTAATGCGTTTTACGCAACCaggtgtccggcttaatgctgtgcctgaCGCCGGACgagtgcacaatccctggtgctgaacaaaaagattacatattttttgaaaaaaggtttgcacactcctttggattttttcttctttaagttattttttcttctttttattcattcattcagaatctgaggaagaccgagaggtcgaaacgtcatatACATAGATATCCCTTCAATTATCcaccagcaggagcagcagcagcaggagcaggagcagcagctggaTGGGCATTGGGCAGtgccacacacacccatagacatgggaaaacaaacacacgcatgcatgctcgctcgcgcacacacacacacacacacacacacacacacacacacacacacacacacacacacacacacacacacacacacacacacacacacacacacacacacacacacacacacacgcgcacacacacaca
This genomic stretch from Engraulis encrasicolus isolate BLACKSEA-1 unplaced genomic scaffold, IST_EnEncr_1.0 scaffold_1128_np1212, whole genome shotgun sequence harbors:
- the si:dkey-30c15.13 gene encoding transmembrane protein 253, yielding MTQNMFQEGLYQVFFKEKPKPRPRTRPLITSSNQTEVKEHRLARWFGTVVNTRLLVTGVVQLLSSLSCILATAAYSCLIFSCSVSMTTPLWASLLYIFSGGLTMALQRKPTKIKAMVLMSLSVLCLLLGLVSLVTFTLKPTDPKPGTIQQHTGMYVLKGSSVFFMVLCVVTSLHTLFLTWRGLQSYSPPYRQDYTSVLQESDDPADPLLGRDDCNL